A window of Thermoproteus sp. genomic DNA:
GGCTAGTATCTTAGCTTGTACGGGCTGCGCGATATCTATATAGACGATATCCACCCCCTTTATGTAGTGCGAATATTGATATGGAAACCTAGCGTCGCCCAGTATGGGCACTACGTTTTTCCTCCCTTGGTCGACTAATTTCTCCATGAACTCTCTGAATACTCTAGGCGAGAACTCAACGGAATAGACCAAACCCCTCTCGCCCACTATGTCGCTTACATGGCTCGGAGTAGTTCCGGAGGCTGCGCCGAGGTACAATACGTGGCTTCCCTCCCTAATGGGCATCTCCTTCAGCCCATTGAGTATCGCGGCAGCTAGTTTCGACCTATACGGGTTCCACTCCCTATACTCGACATCTTTCCATTTTATTAGACGCTCGCCATATACTCTTCTGCCCGGCGTTAAATTCTTGGTGGCTAGGCGCTCCGAGCCGTCTTCAAATCTGGCCACATAGACTCCAGGAAACTTCTCGTGGGGCCTTACGTCAACAACCTCGATGGACATAGCCCAGATCTAGCCTCGTGCTTTTATTCTTTCCGGCTCGGCTTTTTCGCCGAGGGTTTCTTCGGCGGGGGGCCTTGTCTCCTCTCAGGCGCTCTAGCAGGCTTCGCGACGGGCGTTCTAGGCGGGGGTTTCGCATAGAGCGTCTTGATTTCCTGTATACGAGCCAAGAGGTCTTCCTTCAGCTTGACCGCTATGAAGTTGCCAGTAAATGCGTCGGCTTTGGCGGCTATGGCCAATTTAGCCG
This region includes:
- a CDS encoding fibrillarin-like rRNA/tRNA 2'-O-methyltransferase, which translates into the protein MSIEVVDVRPHEKFPGVYVARFEDGSERLATKNLTPGRRVYGERLIKWKDVEYREWNPYRSKLAAAILNGLKEMPIREGSHVLYLGAASGTTPSHVSDIVGERGLVYSVEFSPRVFREFMEKLVDQGRKNVVPILGDARFPYQYSHYIKGVDIVYIDIAQPVQAKILADNADYFIKKGGYVMLVIKAMSIDVTKEPSETFKQEINTLKERGYDILDTVHLEPYDVAHAMVVAKRI